A section of the Sceloporus undulatus isolate JIND9_A2432 ecotype Alabama chromosome 3, SceUnd_v1.1, whole genome shotgun sequence genome encodes:
- the VAX1 gene encoding ventral anterior homeobox 1 isoform X2 gives MFGQPDKMDVRCNPELEANRLSNNKIGHKKEGKEGKTSESHLATAFLKEQQQQQQQQQQQQGTFSSASGASEDCNKNKSSSTDPDYCRRILVRDAKGSIREIILPKGLDLDRPKRTRTSFTAEQLYRLEMEFQRCQYVVGRERTELARQLNLSETQVKVWFQNRRTKQKKDQGKDSELKSVVSETAATCSVLRLLEQGRLLSPPGLPGLLPPCAASTALGSALRGPGLGTGGSGSSGGCSPHQPPGRHPSPAGSHHGLFGLPVPTTLLGSVASRLSSGPLAMAGSLAGNLQELSARYLSSSAFEPYCRNASKDGPAAAEKKALD, from the exons ATGTTTGGGCAACCAGACAAAATGGACGTTAGGTGCAATCCGGAGCTGGAAGCCAACCGGCTCTCTAATAATAAGATCGGGCATAAAAAAGAAGGCAAGGAAGGGAAGACCTCGGAAAGCCACCTCGCCACCGCTTTTCTGAaggaacagcagcaacagcaacaacagcagcagcaacaacaagggaCTTTTTCTTCCGCTTCGGGCGCCTCGGAAgattgcaataaaaacaaatccaGCTCGACCGATCCGGATTACTGCCGGAGGATCCTGGTCCGAG ATGCCAAAGGTTCCATACGAGAGATTATCCTCCCGAAAGGGCTGGATCTGGACCGGCCCAAACGGACCCGGACCTCTTTCACAGCGGAGCAACTTTACCGGCTGGAGATGGAGTTCCAGCGGTGCCAATACGTGGTCGGACGGGAAAGGACCGAGTTGGCCAGGCAGCTCAACCTCTCCGAAACTCAG gtGAAAGTCTGGTTCCAGAACCGGCGCACCAAGCAGAAGAAGGACCAAGGCAAGGACTCGGAGCTGAAGTCGGTGGTGTCGGAGACGGCGGCCACCTGCAGCGTCCTGAGGCTCCTGGAGCAAGGCCGCCTGCTCTCCCCGCCGGGCCTCCCGGGCCTCCTCCCGCCCTGCGCCGCCTCCACCGCCCTGGGATCGGCCTTGAGGGGACCCGGCCTCGGCACCGGAGGCTCCGGATCCTCCGGGGGATGCTCCCCGCACCAGCCCCCCGGAA GGCACCCGTCCCCCGCCGGCTCCCACCACGGCCTCTTCGGGCTCCCCGTGCCCACCACCCTCCTGGGCTCCGTGGCCAGCCGCCTCTCCTCGGGCCCCCTGGCCATGGCCGGGTCCCTGGCCGGGAACTTGCAAGAACTCTCCGCCCGCTACCTGAGCTCCTCCGCCTTCGAGCCCTACTGCAGGAACGCCAGCAAAGACGGCCCCGCGGCGGCCGAGAAGAAGGCCCTggactga
- the VAX1 gene encoding ventral anterior homeobox 1 isoform X1, producing the protein MFGQPDKMDVRCNPELEANRLSNNKIGHKKEGKEGKTSESHLATAFLKEQQQQQQQQQQQQGTFSSASGASEDCNKNKSSSTDPDYCRRILVRDAKGSIREIILPKGLDLDRPKRTRTSFTAEQLYRLEMEFQRCQYVVGRERTELARQLNLSETQVKVWFQNRRTKQKKDQGKDSELKSVVSETAATCSVLRLLEQGRLLSPPGLPGLLPPCAASTALGSALRGPGLGTGGSGSSGGCSPHQPPGSTSAAAAAAAAAVVAAASASGSSGAPGHPSPAGSHHGLFGLPVPTTLLGSVASRLSSGPLAMAGSLAGNLQELSARYLSSSAFEPYCRNASKDGPAAAEKKALD; encoded by the exons ATGTTTGGGCAACCAGACAAAATGGACGTTAGGTGCAATCCGGAGCTGGAAGCCAACCGGCTCTCTAATAATAAGATCGGGCATAAAAAAGAAGGCAAGGAAGGGAAGACCTCGGAAAGCCACCTCGCCACCGCTTTTCTGAaggaacagcagcaacagcaacaacagcagcagcaacaacaagggaCTTTTTCTTCCGCTTCGGGCGCCTCGGAAgattgcaataaaaacaaatccaGCTCGACCGATCCGGATTACTGCCGGAGGATCCTGGTCCGAG ATGCCAAAGGTTCCATACGAGAGATTATCCTCCCGAAAGGGCTGGATCTGGACCGGCCCAAACGGACCCGGACCTCTTTCACAGCGGAGCAACTTTACCGGCTGGAGATGGAGTTCCAGCGGTGCCAATACGTGGTCGGACGGGAAAGGACCGAGTTGGCCAGGCAGCTCAACCTCTCCGAAACTCAG gtGAAAGTCTGGTTCCAGAACCGGCGCACCAAGCAGAAGAAGGACCAAGGCAAGGACTCGGAGCTGAAGTCGGTGGTGTCGGAGACGGCGGCCACCTGCAGCGTCCTGAGGCTCCTGGAGCAAGGCCGCCTGCTCTCCCCGCCGGGCCTCCCGGGCCTCCTCCCGCCCTGCGCCGCCTCCACCGCCCTGGGATCGGCCTTGAGGGGACCCGGCCTCGGCACCGGAGGCTCCGGATCCTCCGGGGGATGCTCCCCGCACCAGCCCCCCGGAAGCACCAGCGCAGCGGCCGCGGCCGCAGCAGCCGCAGTGGTGGCCGCCGCCTCGGCCTCTGGCTCCTCCGGGGCTCCAGGGCACCCGTCCCCCGCCGGCTCCCACCACGGCCTCTTCGGGCTCCCCGTGCCCACCACCCTCCTGGGCTCCGTGGCCAGCCGCCTCTCCTCGGGCCCCCTGGCCATGGCCGGGTCCCTGGCCGGGAACTTGCAAGAACTCTCCGCCCGCTACCTGAGCTCCTCCGCCTTCGAGCCCTACTGCAGGAACGCCAGCAAAGACGGCCCCGCGGCGGCCGAGAAGAAGGCCCTggactga